CCGCCACGGGTACGCCGCCGCCTGCGGCGGGACTCACCGGTGCCGTCCTCCGGCCTGCTGCCGTTCGTCTTCGCCTGCTCGTCGTCACCGCCGGTGCCGGTGGCCGTGGCCTTGCTCGCGGTGCCCGCGGCGCGGGTGCGCCTGCGTGGCTTGCGGCCGCCAGCCGAGGACCCCGCGGACTCCGAGCGGCCCTTGCGCCTGCCGCCCAGCTGCTCCTCCGGTTCGGCGGCCAGCCCGGCCCTGGTCCGCTTGGCCAGCGGCAGCCTGCCGGTGGCGTCGGCTGGGATGCCGAGGTCGGCGAACAGGTGCGGCGAGGTCGAGTAGGTTTCCACCGGCTCGGGACGGTCCAGCTCCAGCGCGTCCGAGATGAGCTTCCAGCGGGGCTCCTCGTCCCAGTCGACCAGGGTGATGGCCACGCCGGTCTTGCCTGCCCTGCCGGTGCGGCCGATCCGGTGCACGTAGGTCTTCTCGTCCTCCGGCGTCTGGTAGTTGATCACGTGCGTGACGTCGTCCACGTCGATGCCGCGGGCGGCGACATCGGTGGCGACCAGCACGTCCACCTTGCCGGTGCGGAAGGCGCGCAGCGCCTGCTCGCGGGCACCCTGGCCGAGGTCGCCGTGCACGGCCGCGGCGGCGAACCCGCGTTCGGCGAGGTCGTCGGCCACCTTCTGGGCGGTCCGCTTGGTCCGGGTGAAGATCATCGTCAGCCCGCGGCCCTCGGCCTGCAGCGTGCGGGCGACCAGCTCCGGCTTGTCCAGCGAGTGCGCCCGGTAGACGAACTGGGTGGTGCGCTCGTGGATGGCGCCCGCGTCGTTCTCCTCGGCCCTGATGTGCGTCGGGCGGGTCAGGAAGGTCCGCGCGAGGTTGATGATCGGGCCGGGCATCGTGGCCGAGAACAGCATGGTCTGCCGCTGCTCGGGCACCATGCGCAGAATCCGTTCGATGTCCGGGAGGAAGCCGAGGTCGAGCATCTCGTCGGCCTCGTCGAGCACGAGGCCGCGCACCTTGCCGAGCACGAGGTGGCGCTGTTCGGCGAGGTCCAGCAGCCTGCCGGGGGTGCCGATCACCAGGTCGACGCCCTTGCGCAGGGCCTCGATCTGCGTTTCGTACGGCCTGCCGCCGTAGATGGCGAGGGTGCGGATACCGAGATGCTTGCCCGCGTCGGTGAGGTCGTGGGTCACCTGCAGGCACAGCTCCCTGGTGGGGACCACCACGAGCGCCTGCGGGGTGCCGTCGCCGGGCAGGGTGAGCCGCTGCAGCAGCGGGACGCCGAACCCGAGGGTCTTGCCCATCCCGGTACGCGCCTGGCCGATCAGGTCCTCGCCGCCCAGCGCCAGCGGCAGGGTCAGCGCCTGGATGGCGAAGGTGCGCTCGATGCCCGCCTCGTTGAGTGCGCGGACGATCTCCGGGCGGATGTCGAACTCGGCGAAAGCGGGCGCCTCCGGCTGGACGACGGGGGCCGCCTGCAACGGGTGGGAGGTGTCGGTTTCCGGCAGCCCGGTCTCGCTGTGCTCCAGCGCGATCGGATCCGCGGGGTCGGTGGTGGACGGGGTCTGGTTCGCGGTCAGAATGATCGCCTCTCTCATACCAGCGCGCACTGCCTGGCTCTATGCCGTCACTCGACCGCGAGGGGCTCGATGTGTCTCCCACGCGGGAACCCGGCTAAGAGGCGTGCACGCACACTCTTTCTTGCGCTGGGTACCGCGGGCTCAGGGCCCGGCCGCGGGTGCGGCGGCCCTGGCGCGATACCTGCTCCGCGGGCGGCGGCGCCAGGTGTGTGCTCCCAGGGGGACGCGCCGGCAAGCGAAGCTGCCTGTCAATATCATTTATGAGTGTACCTTGGCTACTCGCCTGCGCTGTGAGCGCCGTCGCTCGCTCGGCGTGTCCTTGCTCTCGCCGGTGACGTGGGACATACCACTACGGTGTCAGGCGTGAGCGAGGAAGACCCGGGTATCAGCGGCGGCGTGACCGACCTGCTTGGCGTGCTCGCGTACGGCGAGCTGTCCGCATTCGACCGGCTGGCCGAGGACGCGCGTACGGCGCCCACGCTGTCCGGGCGGGCCGCGCTGGCGACCATGGCGGCCGCGGAAATCGGCCACTACGGGCTGCTGGAGCAGTACCTTGCCGAGCACGGGGTCGCGGTCGAGGACGCGATGAAGCCGTTCGTCGCGCCCTTCGATGCCTTCCACTCCTCCACCGCGCCGAAGTCCTGGCTGGAGTCGCTGGTCAAGGCATACGTCGGAGACGGGCTGGCCGCCGACCTCTACCGGGAGATGGCCACCTGGCTGGACGAGGAGACCGGGCAGCTGGTGCTCACGGTGCTCGCCGACACCGGGCACTCGGCCTTCGCCGAGCGGGAGGTCGCCGCCGCGATCGAGCACGACCCCACCCAGCGGGACCGGCTGGCCCTGTGGGGCCGCAGGCTGCTCGGGGAGGCCCTCACGCAGGCGCAGTACGTGGTGGCCGAGCGGGACGGGCTGGCCGAGCTGATCGTGAGCGGTTCCGGCGACCTCTCCGGAATTGCCGGACTCTTCCGGCGGTTACAACAGGGCCACACCAAACGTATGCAGGTGCTGGGACTCGGCTAGCCTTGATGCCAGGACGTCGTCGAACGAGTGCGGAGGTTGTGCAGGTGGAGGTCAAGATCGGGATCAAGGACACGCCGCGGGAGCTGGTGATCTCCAGTGGCCAGACGCCCGATGAGGTCGAGCAGCTCGTCTCCGACGCACTGAACTCCACCGAGGGACTGCTCCGGATCACCGACGACAAGGGCCGGTCTTTCCTGGTCCCCGCGGACCGCATCGCCTATGTGGAGATCGCGCCCTCGGACGCGCGCCGGGTGGGTTTCGCTGTCGGCGGATAGTCCTGGCGTTGATCGGCGCGTTGATCGGCGGAGGGGTAGCCGGTACGCGGCGGTAACATGACTGATCGTAAGCTCACGCCGTGAACGGCGTTTCCGTAGCTGCCGGTGGCAGTATCGCCCTCGCTCCGCCCCGGGGCAGGCTGACCGGCATCGATGTGGCGCGCGGGGTCGCCGTCCTCGGGATGTATGCCACCCACTTCGGCCCGGTGCCGAGGGAGGGTGCCGCCGCGTTCTTCGATCTGTTCTCCGGGCGCGCGACGGCCCTGTTCGCGGTGCTGGCCGGGGTGTCCATCGCCCTGATGGCGGGTGGGGACCGGCCGAAGACCGGGGCGGCGCGCCGGTCGGTTGCGGTGCGGCTGGCCATCCGGGCGCCGTTGCTCATCCTGCTCGGTCTGTTGCTGCTCGAGCTGGGCACCGGCTACGAGATGATCCTGACCTACTACGGGGTGTGCTTCCTGTTCGCCATCCCGCTGCTGCGGCTGCCCGCGCGTCAGCTCGTGGTGCTCGCCGCGCTCGCGGCCACCGTGCTGCCGGTGCTCTCGCATGTCCTGCGGGCCATGGTCGCGCCAAGGGACCTGCTGTTCGACCTGCCGGATGTCCGGCTGGAGATGTTCACCTCGCTCGGCGGGATCTCCGAGGCCACCGGGATTCTGCTGCTCACCGGCACCTACCCGGCCGCGGGCCTGATGGCGTTCGTGCTCGCCGGGATGGCGATCGGCAGGCTGGACCTGCGCGCGCACCAGCTGCGCCGCGGCCTGCTGTTCGGCGGTACCGGCCTCGCGGCGGCGGCCTACCTGGTGTCCTGGATCGGCACCGACCTGCTCGGCGGCAGCCGGGCGGTGTACCGGTCACTGGAGACACCGGCCGCCGCGGCCGGGCTGCGGCCGGACGAGTACTACGCCGCCGGGGAGTGGATGCTGTTCGGCACCACGCCCACGACCTCCCCTGCCTACCTGCTGGTGTCCAGGGGGCATTCGTTCACCCCGCTGGACCTGCTCGGCTGCATCGGGGTGGCGCTGGCCGTCATCGGCGGGTGCCTGCTGCTGGCCGAGCGCTACGGCCGGTGGCTGCGGCCGGTGGCTGCCGTCGGCTCGCTGGCGCTGACCGCCTATGCCGGGCATTTCCTGGTGATCTGGCTGCTGTGGCGGGATCAGGCCGTGTTCTCCCTCGGTTCGCTGGCCGGCTTCACCGTGGGCGTGCTGGTCTTCGCCGTGCTGTGGCGCCGGTGGTTCCGCCGCGGCCCGCTGGAGTGGCTGCTGCACCGGGCCTCCATCGCGGCGACCGCCCTCACCGCGGTCAGGCCTCGACCTGGTCCAGAGTCGTGGGGACGGTGAAGGGGGGCGTGCTGGTGCCCGTCAGGCGGTAGCGGTCCCAGGGGTCCGGATCGGAGACCTCGCCCTTGGCGCTGCCCTCGGGGGTGCGGATCTCGGCGGGCTTCTTCCTGCCACCGGCCAGTGTGGACAGCCGCTCGTTCGCCTTCACCCTGCCGTACCAGTGGTAGTACCCGTCGATCGGCTGGAAGTGGCCGCGCAGCTCCACCTCCACCTCGAGTTCGGTTTCCTCGACGAGCAGGGTCGCCGGGCCGGTGTAGCCGTCCTCGTGGTCCTCGTGGTTGTCGTGCTCGTGCTCGGTCATGAAGGCCTCCTAGCCGGCTTCGGTCGACTCGGTGCGCTCACGCTGCGCGGAGAGCTGGACGACCTTGTTCTCCTCCAGCGGCAGGTTCGGGTCGAGGGTGACGCCCTGCTGCCTGGTCAGGCCGTCGATCGCGGCCCAGATGAGCTGGGTCAGGTACTCCACGATGGCGTCCCGGCTCATCGACCGCCGTTCCAGCCACCACTCGCCGGTGTTCTGCACCATGCCGACCAGGCCGTAGGCCCACGGCTCGGCCGCACCGGAGTCCATATTGAACATTCGCATGTAGTCGCCGAACAGCGCGGTCAGCGCGGTCGCGATGATCTCCTTGTCCTCGGCGACCACATCGGCGTCGATCGGCTTGTCCGCGAACGAGCGCCGCGCCAGCAGGCGGTACAGGTTGGGGTGCTCCTCGATGATGCCGAAGAAGGCGTCGATCGCCATCCGGATTCGCGGCAGCGGGGCGAGCTCGGTGTTGATCGCCGGGATCAGCCGCTCCAGCAGCATTTCCGTGCCGCGCTGGCCGAGGGCGAGGAACAGGTCGGCCTTGTCCTCGAAGTGCCGGTAGAGCACCGGCTTGGTGACCCCGGCCGCGGCCGCGACGTCGTCCATGCCGAGCTCGGGACCGTGCTCGGCCAGCGCGGTCAGCGCGGCCTCGACGAACTCGGCGCGGCGGGCGATCCGGTGCTTACGCCAGCGGTCCCTGCGGGCATCGCCGGTGGTCCCCGGTTCCTCCCGCCGCTTGCCGGAATGCTTGCTGTTGCGCTTGACACGATCGCCCATGCGCCGCATGCTACCAGAGGTAACTGTTACCAATGGTTACACGCAGGCGTGTCAGCTACCTCAGGTGTACCGGAAGGCGGTGTCGGCAATGACGCGGACTCTGAATGAGGCCGGCCGCGAGAAGACCGCCGAGCGACTGCTGAAGTCCTCGGCGAACAAGTTCTACGATCCCGAGGTCGACATCGACTGGGGCGCACCGCTGGTGGATGGCAAGCGGTACATCCCGGAGATCCGCTCCAGCCTCTACGGCACCCAGCTGTGGGAACGGCTCACCCCCGAGCAGCGCATCGAGCTCGGCAAGCACGAGCTGGCCAGCGTGGCGACCTCCGGCATCTGGTTCGAGGTACTGCTCATGCAGATGCTGCTCAAGGTCGTCTACAACACCGACCCGACCACCAGCCACGCCCAGTACGCGCTCACCGAGATCGCCGACGAGTGCAGGCACTCGACGATGTTCGCCCGGATGTCCGAGCGGCTCGGCGTGCCGGTGTACGGCCCGGTGCCCGCACTGCGGCAGCTCGCCAGGGTCCTGCCCGTGATCGGGTACGGCCCGGCGCTCTACGGGTCGATCCTGGTCGCCGAGGAGATCCTGGACCGGCTGCAGCGCGAGCAGATGAACGACCCGGAGATCCAGCCGCTGGTGCGGATGGTGAACCGGATCCACGTGCTGGAGGAGGCGCGGCACGTCACCTTCGCCCGCGAGGAGGTCACCCGCGGGATGGCCAAGCTGTCCAAGGCGGAGCTGCCCTACCAGCGTTACCTGATCGCGCTGGTGTCCTTCTTCGTGGTCCGCGCGCTGGTCAACCCGCGGATCTACAAGTCGGTCGGCATCGCGCCGAAGGAGGGCGTCAAGGCCGCCTGGAGCAACCCGCACTGGCAGCAGACCATCCGCTACGCCGGGGAGCGGATCATGCCGTTTCTCCAGGAGAACGGCCTGGTCGGCGCGCCGGGGATGCATCTGTGGCGGCGTTCAAACCTGCTGCCTGCCAAGTGAGCGAGGGCCGATGACCACACTCGGTTCCCGGCAGGCGCCTGCGCAGCGCAGGCGCGACCCGGCCCCGTGGGACCCCGCGCAGGCACATCGGTTCGTGGCCGGCGACGGTACCGCGCTACATGTGCAGAGCGAGGGAGACGAACAGGCCCCGCTGACCCTGGTGCTGGTGCACGGCTGGACCCAGGACCTGCGGACCTGGGACGCGGTGACCAGCGGGCTGCTGCGTGCGGCCGGAGCCCCACTGCGGATCCTGCGTTACGACCTGCGCGGGCACGGCGCGTCGGCGCCCGCGCGAGCGGGCACGGCCACCATCGAGCGGCTTGCCGACGACCTCGCCGAGCTCATCGCCGACCGCGCGCCGCGGGGCAGGCTGGTGCTGGTCGGGCACTCGATGGGCGGGATGACCCTGATGTGCCTCGCCGAGCGGTATCCGGAGCTGGTGTCCGCGAGGGTGGACGCGGTGGGGCTGGTGGCCACGTCCTCCGGCGATCTGGACCGGGTCACCCTCGGCCTGCCCGGGCTGTTCGGCGGTGGTGCCGCCAGGGTGGAGCAGCGGATCACCGCCTTCCTGCGCAGGCAGCAGCGGGACGCGCTGCCGCTGGCGCCGCGGCTGGTCCGGCCGTTCGCCCGCTGGCTGGTCTTCGGGAACCGGCCGCGGCGAGCCGATGTGACCTCGGTGGCCGAGCAGGTGGTGCTGGCCCATCCCGCCAGCGTCGGTGGCTTCCGGGACTCGATGGCGGTGCACGACCGGCGGGTGGCGCTCGCCGCGCTGCGGGACAAGCCGGCCGTGGTGCTCGCCGGTGGCAAGGACCGGCTGTGCCCGCCGCCGCATGCCATGGTGCTGGCCGATGAGCTGCCGCAGGCCGAGTTCGTGCGCTTCCCAGGGGCCGGGCACATGCTGCCGCAGGAACGTTCCCGGGAGGTGACCGAGCGGATCACCCGGCTGGTCCGGGTGGCCGCCGGTAACCGGGGGTAACTACGTCTGCTGCTGTAGCGGGAAACCGGCGCCGATCCCCCGCCAGGCCAGGGTGGAGGTCAGCGCGACGGCCTCCTCCCTGCTGATCTCGCTGTGGTGCGCCAGCCAGAACCGCGCGCTGACCTGGCTCAACCCGACCAGGCCCACGGCCAGCAGCCGCGCCCGGTCCTCGTCGAGGCCGGCGTCGGCGGTGATGGTCTGGGTGATGGCGTCCACGCTGGCCGAGGTCGCCCGGTCCACGGCGGTCTGCACGGCGGGCTCACCGCGCAGGTCGGACTCGAACACCATGCGGAAGGCGCCCGCGTCCCCGTTCACGAAGTCGAAGAACGCCCCGACGGCGTTCTGCACCCGCTGCTTGTTGTCCGTGGTCGAGTTGAGCGCTTCCTGCACCCGCCCGACCAGGTGGTCCACATGGCTTTCCAGCAGCGCGATGTACAGGTCGAGCTTGCCGGGGAAGTGCTGGTAGAGCACCGGTTTGCTGACCCCGGCCTGCTCGGCGATATCGTCCATCGCCGCCGAGTGGTACCCGTTGGCCGCGAAGACCTGCTGGGCCGCGGCCAGCAGCTGGGCCCGCCGTTCGGTGCGTGGCAGCCGTACCCCCCGGCCGAACTGCGCCGATCCGGTGCCCTCGCTGTCGTGCGATTGCAGGCGGGCCGCTTCCGTCATATTGCCTCCAGTCCGATCCGCACCCGAGCGCCTGTACTCGCTGGGTACCGCTACCCGTTTGGGGTCACCACCGCGGGCACCGCCCTGACATTACTCGCCGGTAGAGCGGGTACGCCAAGGGTTCGGCGGAATCAGGCATCCTGGATGGGTGCCCGAGACACTCACGCCCTCGACGACGGCTCCCCAGGCGCGGTCAGGCGGCCGCGCACCGCTGACCCGTGTGCCGTTGTCGAACACCCCGCTGCCACCGCTCGGCTCGGCCAACACGGCATGGCCGGGCGGGTTCGAGGACGCCGGCGGCGTCCAGCTGCACGTCCGGCGCGCACCGCGCACCGAGGGCGACCCGGAGCAGGGGACCGCCACCGACACCGCAGTGTACGTGCACGGCCTCGGTGGCTCGTCCACCAACTGGACCGACCTCGGCTGCCTGCTCGCCCCCTTCGCCCCCGGGATCGCGCTCGACCTGCCCGGATTCGGCTTCTCCGAGCCGCAGCCGGGCTTCGACTTCAGCCTGGACGCGCATACCGAGACGCTGCGCGCCTACCTCGCCGGCCTGGACGCGGGCCCGGTGCACCTGGTCGGCAACTCCATGGGCGGCGCGATCTCGCTGCTGCTGGCCGCGCGGTACCCGGAGCTGGTGCGTACCCTGACGCTGGTCTCGCCCGCGATGCCGGACCGCCGTCCCGATCCGCGCAGGCTCTCCGACCCGCGGATGGCGCTGGCCTATCTCCCGTTCATCGGCAAGCCGGTGCGCAGGCGGCTGGCCCAGCTCGGGCCGCGGGAACGGGCCATGCAGGTGATCAACCTCTGCTTCGCCGACCCCAGCGTCTTCCCCGACTACCGCCTGGACGAGCTGGCCGAGGAGCACGGCGCGCGGGCGGGGTTCTCCTGGGCTGCGCCCGCGCTGGCCCGCAGCACCATGGGCATCTTCCGCACCTGGTTCAGCTCGGGTCCGGCCTCGCTGTGGGCGGTCGCGCCCGCGGTCGGGGTGCCCACGCTGGTGGTGTGGGGGACCGGGGACCGGGTGATCTCGGTCCGCAGGGCCGTGCGCACCGCCCGGCTGCTGCCGAGGGCCCGGCTGCTGGTGCTGCCGCGCACCGGCCATGTCGCCCAGATGGAGCGGCCGCGCACGGTGGCAAGGGCGGTGCTGGGCATGTGGGAGCACGTGCGGGAAGACCTCTGGTAAGAGCTAGTCCATTTGGGTGATATGAAATCGGCGTGTGATCCGCCAGTCGCCGAGAGCTTCACCGTTAGCGTATGGCAACCTGGTTTCGTGGACCGGGTGACGCACGAAGCGCGAGGCGATGGGCAGCGGGCACAGTCCGCACCGTTGCCCCGCAGGTCACCGCGTTCCGGGCAGTCCTCGGCCCGCTCCTTTGACGACCGCTATCGCCCCGGGCTGCGCCGGACCACTGCCGAGCCGCTGCGGGCCTCCTGGCGGCCGAAGCCGACCGAGGAGGAAGCGCAGGCCGAGGGCGGCAAACCCCGGCGCCGGTCGAAGTTGTCCGGGGTGGTCCGGACCTACGGCTGGCGGGTCTATGCCCTGCCGGTGCTGCTGGTCCTCACCGCGCTGGTGGTATACGACACCGCGAACAGCGGCGGCGGCACGCAGGCCGGGCAGCAGCAGGACGCCGGCGCGGGTGGCGTGTCGGCGACCGGTGGTGGCGACCCGGTGGTGACCGAGAACCGGGCCGAGCCGGTCAGCCTGGACATCCCCACCGCCGAGTTGCCAGAGGGCGGCGAGTACACCCAGGCCGGTAAGGGCACCTGGCATGTGATCCCGGTGCCGGAGGGCCGGGGCGAGAAGGTCGGCACCGGCGGCAAGCTCTACACCTACGCGGTGGCTGTCGAAGACGGCATCGACCCCTCCAGCTACGCGGGTGACGACAGTTTCGCGAACTCGGTGGAGGCGACGCTGTCCGACCCGCGGAGCTGGACCGGTACCGGTGAGGTGATGCTGCAGCGGGTGGACAACAGCGATCCGCCACCGGACTTCACGGTCAGCCTGACCAGCCCGGAGACCACCCACCGGCCGGACATGTGCGGGTTCACCATCAAGTACGAGTCTTCCTGCCGGCTCGGCCAGAAGGAACTCGTGGTGATCAATCTGGCCCGCTGGGTGCGCGGTGGCAAGGCTTTCAACGGCGCGATGACCGAGTACCGGCAGTACGCCATCAACCACGAGGTGGGCCACGCCTTCGGGAACGGGCACGTGGGCTGCCCGGCCAACGGGGAGCTGGCGCCGGTGATGATGCAGCAGACCTTCGGGGTCTCCAACGACTACGTCGCCGAGCTGAACAAGGTGGATCCCACCAACTACAGTGCGGTGCCCGCGGACGGCAAGGTCTGCCAGCCGAACGCCTGGCCGAACCCACAGGCGGAGTGAGCCCACCGGGTGTCCACATGGTGGACGTCCGGAAGAAAGCCGACCGCTCGACGCGTTAGGGATACTAGAGGCCAACCTGCGCCAGTGACCCGCGCGAGATGGAGGACCCCGATGTCAGCACTGCCCCCGCTCGTCGAGCCGGCAGCCGAGCTCACGAAGGACGAGGTGGCCAGGTACAGCAGGCACCTCATCATCCCGGATGTCGGGATGGATGGGCAGAAGCGGCTGAAGAACGCGAAAGTCCTGGTCATCGGCGCCGGCGGGCTCGGCAGTCCGGCGCTGCTCTACCTGGCCGCCGCCGGGGTCGGCACCCTCGGGGTGGTCGACTTCGACGTGGTGGACGAGTCCAACCTGCAGCGCCAGGTGATCCACGGCCAGTCCGATGTCGGCAAGCCGAAGGCGGAGTCGGCACGGGAGTCGGTGGCCGAGGTCAACCCGTTCGTCCAGGTCCGGCTGCACACCGAGCAGCTCACCAGCGACAACGCGCTGGACATCTTCCGGGATTACGACCTGATCCTGGATGGCACGGACAACTTCGCCACCCGGTACCTGGTCAACGATGCCGCCGTACTGCTCGGCAAGCCCTATGTGTGGGGCTCGATCTTCCGATTCGAGGGCCAGGTGAGCGTGTTCTGGGAGGACGCGCCGAACGGCAGGGGCCTGAACTACCGCGACCTCTACCCGGAGCCGCCGCCTCCCGGCATGGTGCCGTCCTGCGCCGAGGGTGGCGTGCTCGGTGTGCTCTGCGCCTCCATCGGCTCGATCATGGTGAACGAGGCGATCAAGCTGATCACCGGCATCGGCGAGCCGCTGCTCGGCAGGCTGATCAGCTACGACGCGCTGGAGATGCGTTACCGCGAGGTCAAGATCCGCAAGGATCCGGAGACCCCGAAGATCACCGAGCTGATCGACTACGAGGCGTTCTGCGGTGTGGTGAGCGATGAGGCGCAGGAGGCTGCCTCCGGGCACACCATCACCCCCGCCGAGCTGAAGGCCAAGTTCGACGCGGACGAGGACTTCCAGTTGATCGACGTCCGCGAGCCGCACGAGTACGAGATCGTGAACATCAAGGGCGCCAAGCTGATCCCGAAGGACCGGATCCTGTCCGGCGAGGCGCTGGCCGAGCTACCGCAGGACAAGCCGATCGTGCTGCACTGCAAGAGCGGCGGGCGCTCGGCCGAGGCGCTGGCCGCGTTGCACCGGGCCGGTTTCTCCGACGCCAGCCACCTCGGCGGCGGGGTGCTGGCCTGGGCCAACCAGATCGACACCAGCCTGCCGACATACTGATCATGGTGGGCCGCGCCTGGCCCGGGCGCGGCCCACCGCCATCGGGCTAGGGG
The sequence above is drawn from the Amycolatopsis aidingensis genome and encodes:
- the moeZ gene encoding adenylyltransferase/sulfurtransferase MoeZ; translation: MSALPPLVEPAAELTKDEVARYSRHLIIPDVGMDGQKRLKNAKVLVIGAGGLGSPALLYLAAAGVGTLGVVDFDVVDESNLQRQVIHGQSDVGKPKAESARESVAEVNPFVQVRLHTEQLTSDNALDIFRDYDLILDGTDNFATRYLVNDAAVLLGKPYVWGSIFRFEGQVSVFWEDAPNGRGLNYRDLYPEPPPPGMVPSCAEGGVLGVLCASIGSIMVNEAIKLITGIGEPLLGRLISYDALEMRYREVKIRKDPETPKITELIDYEAFCGVVSDEAQEAASGHTITPAELKAKFDADEDFQLIDVREPHEYEIVNIKGAKLIPKDRILSGEALAELPQDKPIVLHCKSGGRSAEALAALHRAGFSDASHLGGGVLAWANQIDTSLPTY